The following DNA comes from Sorex araneus isolate mSorAra2 chromosome 5, mSorAra2.pri, whole genome shotgun sequence.
CACTCTGCCCTCCCTGCAGGCCTGCTGGCGCAGGGCCAGTACGACCTGGACCCAGTGCCTCCCTTCCCGGACCACATACAGTACAACCAGTATGGAGAACAGATCGGTgaggccctgcccgccccctgctccccgccctgcACCGCCCCACCACAAGGCCCCAGCCGGCAGCTGGCTGGCAGAGGGTGGGAATCTCGGGGGTGTCTGGCTCAGTCTGTGACCTCGCTTGCCCTGGAACTGGGGGCTAGCCTGCCTCCCACCCATTTCACattcttcttcttgttgttgttttcagaCATTGCAGACTACTATGATTATCAAGGTACACGGGAtgggggcagagcagagggggGTGGCCGGGTGGGCCGGGTGGGGCtgtgtggggcaggtggggggactGGCGGGCAGGACAAGACCCCCATCTCCAGTTTCAGAGGTGACTTCCCGGTCCCCCGAGAGGCAGTTCCAGTCTCAGCAGCAGGTTCAGCAGGAGGTCATTTCAGCCCCCACCCCTGGTAGGCTGCTGTCTGTCCCcatggggggctctggggggctgtGCCTACCCCCGCCCTGAAGGGAGGCCTCAGTGACTTCTGCTGTCCCCACCCCAGAACCAGGTAATGCGGAGACGGAGCCCACGGAGCCTGGGCCTCTGGGTAAGCACTGCCCCGGGGAGTCAGCCTGGCTAGGATGCTGGGGTGgattggggcaggggtggagccaGGCAGGGGTGGAGCTGGGCAATGGACCTGTTCCGAGAGAGTGCCAGGCCTCAGGCGCTGCGACCAGGTGGACAGTCTTTCCTCTTTATGCCAAGGGACCAGGCAAGTGGGActaagggtgggggtgggaggttggcAGCTGGGCTCCCTGTGCTGTCTTATCGCTGAGAGGCAGCAGGGCAGCTGTGCCAGCACCCCTTACCCTCTCAGGTGCTCAGGTACCACTGGCGGACCTGCCTGTGAGGCGGGTATGGACGTGTGTGCCGCGTGTGTGCATTTGTGAGCTGATGTTTGAGTAGCGGCTGCCTCTAAGTGCGGCTGTGGCTCCACACACATGAATAACACCTCTACAGTCAGACCGCGGGCCAGGAGGACAGCGCCCAGGGCTCCCAGGTCCAGTCTCCAGAATGCCTGGTCCCTCCCTGCAGCggcaccgggtgtggtccccgaGGGCCAGAAGACAGAGATCTGGCTGGCGGTGGCTCCGCGCTGGAGCACTGCCTCCcacatgtggggtgccgggacgGATCCTGGaccgcacaaacacacacatgcacagcagttggggctggggcgggagctCGCAGGGCGAAGCGCAAGCTTTGGCTTCTGTCCctgcaccacatgatccccagcacctctgcctgccccccaaGCACCCTGCCCCAATGGGTGGGGCCCGGGAACAGGCAGAGTCCAGGGTCCCGCGGCCTGAGGGGCAGCCCCTCCGCAGCCCGGGGCCCGCCACGGGGACCCTGGACTCTGACCCTCTGTGTCCCCCAGACTGCCGTGAGGAACAGTACCCCTGCACTCGGCTCTACTCCATTCACAAGCCCTGCAAGCAATGCGTCAACGAGATCTGCTTCTACAGGTGCGCCGGCGGgggcggccagcagggggcgctccagcgtgggggcggggcggcgcacTCCGCTGCCCGGTCAGGTCCTGTCTGGGCCCtccaggtggggcaggggtgggggtgggcgaggTAGCTGACGCCTCCTACGCCCCGTGCCCCCAGCCTCCGCCGGGTGTACGTGGTCAACAGGGAGATCTGTGTCCGCACCGTCTGCGCCCACGAGGAGCTGCTCCGAGGTAGGAGTGcgtcccgccccccacctcctgcccctcgCTATGTGCCCATCAACACCCCCCCATTTATTAAACTCAGCGTGTTGGGGTCCGGGGTGATGGGGCGAGAGCTCGGAGAGCTATGCTCATGCTTTGGATGCGACCCCCGGtggggccccagaacaaaacccagaattaaaggaaagcaaaacccagctccagcccccctgacccCAGCTCTGTCCCGTtcctgcctgcagctgacctctgTCGGGACAAGTTCTCCAAGTGCGGCGTCATGGCCCTCAGTGGCCTGTGCCAGTCCGTGTCCGCCTCCTGTGCCAGGAGCTGCGGGGGCTGCTAGGGGGCAGTCGGCACCCCCAAGTCTCGGCCCTCAGGCCCGGCCTGACCTGGTGCTtctcccccggcccctcctcccgtGTATTCTGCCCAGAGGCAGTGCTGGGCCTGGGCTTGCCTCGGCCTCCCCCAGCCTGCGGGTGCCCCGGGCTCCCTGGGGCAGCAGGGGCACTGCCCTGCCCCTCAGTCCCTCTGAGgaggggcccctccctgccccccaccctgaggTATGCTGTGCCCCTCAACCCAGCTGGTCTGCTTGGATTTTCTACAGTCCCCGGGGCATTGGCCACCttgattttacataaaattaaaaaccatttttataaAAGACTCAGACTCAGCCTCTCAGTTGGAGGCCCAGGGGAGGAGGCTGAGCCTGGCTCACAGAGCCCAGACAACAGCCCCCCAACCCGAGGCTTCGCCTGTGcaccactggtgtgtgtgtgtgtgtgtgtgtgtgtgtgtgtgtgtgtgtgtgtgtgtgtgtgtgtgtgtgtggtgtgtatgtctCAGCCCTGCTGCACAGCCAGGGCGTGCATCTATGTTTTTCCAGAGAGTTCACAGGTCAGGGCTGCTCTTAGGGTCGTGTCCCGCCCACAGAGGGAggtgaggtgtggggtggggtctAAGTGGGAGTGTAAGTGGGAGGTCAGACACATCCATGCTGAGGGGtgtgtcccccagccctgcagtagAGCTCTGTTCCACGGGCCTCAGGCGGCCTGTGACCATCCCAccttagtgggggtgggggacacagccCAGAGGCAGGAAGTCCCCCAGCTGAGGGCCTGATGCCGGAGGGGGAGCGACCACAGGAGAGAAACTTCCCAACTCCTTGTGGGGGGCAGGCGCCTTCCCAAGCGCCTCCTCAGAGCCACCCGGAAGCAAGGTGCACACTTTACAGACGGGTAAACAGAGGCTCCGAGGGCTGGGGCCCCCCTGCTGTGGTCTCCCTGGCGCCGGGGAGTGGGCAGGAGGGCTGCAGCGCGGACTGTGCCCTGCGGTAAGTGCCAGCTGGGCTCCTGGGAATTCACCCCTCAGTCCAGACCTCTCCGGTGTCCCCCCCAtccacccccgccccgtgcccagcATCTCCATGGGGTGGCTGCGGCACATTCACAGGAAAGGACACAGATGCCAGTGGTTTGTAGAAAAATGGGGTTTTGTTACAAAAATCCAACTGTTCTGAACTATTAACATCGTAAAAAAGGTACAAAAATACAGGAACTCTGGACACGGGTTTCCTGACTAATCCTCTGAACGAAGGCGGTGAGACCCGAGGGCCTCCTCGGCTCGCTCCTCCCCGAGAGCCCCTGCTCCCAGGAGAGGCAAGGGGCCCCAGCCCGACCTCCCTCAGCTGCTCAGGGCACCACGTGCAATCAGGAGGGGCTGCACTGAGGTGGCGGTCACAGATGTGGGAACACCGACCTGGTGGCCGCTCTGGGGCCAGAATCAGTCTCTCAGttgggccccccggcccccgcccaccCTGCAGAGATCCGGGGCTGGGCTCGGGTGGGGTGTGGGGCCACTGCTGCTGAGCTGACTCCCCGCTGCCCTGGGGGATGCCGGCTGAGGAGGGGCTCATTTCTCCGCGGCGCCGGACGAGAAGGGCGCTGAGCTCCTCCGTAGCTCCTGCTGCAGCTGCCCCTTCAGCGTGGAcacctgtggggggggggggaaggcagggCCCCCTGATGCCAGGGGCTGAGGGCTGCTGGGGCCTCACTGAGCAGGCTCCCTCCCCCTCTGCATGCCCCACGTAAGGCGCACACAGGCTGTCGCCCGCTGCTCAGCATGCTTCTGGGGACCACTGCACCCTCTGACCCTGACTGACCACGCCTCTGGGGACCACTGCACCCTCTGACCCTGACTGACCACACCTCTAGGGACCACTGCACCCTCTGACCCTGACTCTGACCAGCCTCTGGGGACCACTGCACCCTCTGACCCTGACTGACCACGCCTCTGGGGACCACTACACCCCACTCGTCCCCCTGACCCGCCTGGCCAGACGGGACAGGATCGGGAGAGAcccaggaaggaaggggctgATATCCCAGCTGGCCTGCGAGTGGGAAAACTGGCCACCTTTctgggtggggaatggggggacCCTAGGACACGACACCCCTCTCCTCAGGGGTCTCGGAGCCGGggtgatccccccccccccactggagTGGGTGAGGCCTCTGGGTTTGGGACAAAAAGTCAGCAGAGCCGTTGCAGAAGGGCTGAGTGGGGTCAGCAGCCCTCACCTGCTCAGCCCTGGGGGGGCCGCCCGAGCCCGGCCTGGGTACCTGCTCCTCCAGCCCGCGCACCCTCTGCCGGTGGGCGCGCTCCCGAGACTCCAGCGTGCGCTCCGTCTGCACCTGGGCACTGCGCAGACGCTCCACCTCCTGCTGCAGCTCCAGCTGGGCCGGGCTGTGGTTCTGCTCCAGCACCTCCACCTGGGCCTGCAGGAAAGGCCGCTCGTCAGGggcgtgcgtgcatgtgcgtgagtgtgtatgtgtgtgtgtcataaGGACCTAGAGGTTCCCCCCTGCTGGCTGCAAACCCTAGGCCGGGGCCCAAGGCACTCCTTCCTTCCCGTTCAGGCAGGTGACCGGCCCAGGCACACGAAGGTGCATTTAAACAGAGATGGGGCTCGCTCTTCAGATGCTCGTTCTCCCTCGAACACAGCTCTTGCttatctctgtgtttctgtgtgtagcGTACTTCAgctctggagaagcccgagttctctctcaGGTGCAGtactttcccctctctccccttacatctttcccccccccccagtctcgggtcacaccctgtgtgatgctcagagctgactcctggctctacactcagggatcactcctggaggtcctcgGGGGCctttggggagccagggattgaactgggtcagccacttgcaataTCCCTGCGGCCCTCCCCTTCCATCTTTCTAACtaaatttcagtaaaaactatcttgttgGAGGGccacagcgatagtacagtgggttcggGGTTTgcttcacgtggccgacctaggttcactctccagcatggtccccccggagccccgccaggagtgattcctgactgcagagccgggagtcaatCCTAAGCACAACTTAGtgtgcctcccccgccccagaaaaaaaatacctcacacacacacacacacacacacacacaaatttttgaaaaacaaaacccacactgATGGGCCTACGAGCCCGCCTGCATACAGGCACAAAAGCAAGTTTGTGGGCACTCGGCCATGTTCAGacacacgcatgcatgtgtgACAAAGCCCAAAACTCATGCCTGGGAGCTGCCAAgcccgggtgtgtgtgtgagtcacaCCCGATGCCCAGGGACACTTCACGCCACGGCAGCCGGGGTGAACGGGCCCGTGCTGGCAGGCTCGGGGCATCTCTTCTCTCCTTGGGGACGGGCCCTGCTCTGCGGCCTGGCTCCCGGCCACCCCCTCAAGCATCTGGTCTCAGGGGCTCCTGGTTGTGGGGGCTGCCTGGCACGGGGGCTGTGGCGGGGCTGGGGTCCGGGCTGAGTGGGCGGGGCCCGGACCTCCAGCAGCTGGATCTGCTTCTGGGCCTCGGCCAGCTCCAGCTCCGCCCCGGAGAGCGTGCGGTCCAGGCGTCCCTTCTCCGCGCTCAGCCGCAGGGTGCCCTCGTGGCTCCGGAGCTTCTCCCGCTCCACCTGGGTGGGcagaggggtcaggggtcagggccggggaggggacgGGGGCGGAGACAGCAGGGCGGGGTCCCCCGAGCCAACGGTGGCGGGAGGGAACACGTGCAGCAAACGCGGGGAGGCACAGCCCACCTTGTCCAGGGTCCTCCTGAGGGCCGCGCGGTCCTTCTCCAGCCGCAGGGCTGACCGCTCCAGTTCCCGCTTCTCGGCCTCCAGCTGCGCCAGCGAGCGCTGCAGGCCGCCCACGCGCTCCTGCAGCTTCTGCGCCGTGTGCAGGGCCGCCGCCTCGCCCTCCTGCCGCTGCCGCAGCGCCTGGGAGGAGCCGCGGGGCCTGGCTGAGCCTCAGTGCCCACCTGCTGCTCGGGCCCTCTCCCCTGCAACCCCCCCCTCCGCTTCCCTCGGGGCCTCAGTCTCCCCCTCTGTAGGAGCCGCGGGCAGGCTGAACCCTGCTTTCTCCGGGGAAGGAGACAGTCTGGGCgcgggaggggccggagagagaggagaagcccCCTACCTCCTGCAGCTGCTGCCGCTGGCCCTCGGCCTCAGCCCGCTGCAGCTCCAGCTCGGCCAGCTCGGCCCGCGTGGCCTGCACCTGCTCACCCAGGTGGCTGCTCTGCTTCCGAGCCTCGGACAGCGCCTGCTTTGCGGCCTCCAGCCGctcctggggggcaggggcgggtggtCCCGGGCTGCAaagggctccccccgccccccctccggcTCTGGACCTCTGGGCGGGGCTCACAAGCCCCCTGGAGAGTGAGCCAGACAGCAGGCCCGGCCCGCGCCTggctgccctctgccctgggcaGGGACCACTCGGCTCGGTCCCCCCGAGCTGGCCTGGCGTGCGTGCAGCCccgcgttcaatccccagcctgccCCGTCCAAGCCCCTCAGCGCTTCTGCCCCCTGGTCTGGCAGCATATCCCCCGGGACCTGCCCAGAGAGGCCGGTCCTGCTGCGCTCACGCCAACCCCGGCCCCCTTTCCCTGGCTGGGGCGCTCACTGACGGGCCTCCTAGAGTGCCTGAGGGACGGTCCTACGGGCTGGCTCTCCACCCGGGCTCCTCCGGCCCGCCCCTCTTGGCCGGCCCCGGGGTCGCCCCGTACCTGGAGCACCTGGCGGTCATGTTCGCAGGCCGCCAGCGTCTTCTGCAGCTGCAGGTTCTTGTCCTGGGTGCTGGTGAGGCTGGCGCTGTTCTGGGCCAGGGCGTCCGTCAGTCCCTTCACCTTGTCCCGCAGGGCCCCCTCGCTCTCCTCCACCTTGGCCAGGGCCCCGCTCAGCCGCCCCACCGCCAGCTGCAGGGTCTCTGCCTTCACCTCGCCGTCTGCCACCTGgcagggggaggcacagggccGCTGCTCCGCTGGGCACTACTGTGGCTGACCACCTGCCCTGAGTCTCTCGTCACCCCCGCCAGTGCCCGCTGGCCCCGGGCAGCTGGAACCTGGCTCTGACCCACTGCCAGGCAAGGCCCCCTCGGCCACAGCGCCCTcagccccccggcccctgcaCTGTGGAGGGGACCAGGAAAGCAGCTCGGAAGCCGTGAGTGTTCTGGATTTCAGTGTGACCTTACTCCACACCCCAACTAGCGCGGGGCTTCCTGGGAGCCCCGGCAGGAAGGGAAGTGAGTGAAGTCACCTCTCGTCCCACTCGCCTTTTGGTGAGTTTGGTTTGGAGATTCTATCATCAAACAAACACTCTGAAATCCTCACACCAGGCCGCAAAGAcaatagtccaggggttaaggcgctcACCTCCCAGGCCCCCAACCCAGTTccacctccagcaccccacatggtccccggagcaccaatGGGAGCCACCCGGGAGCACCGTGAGTGCTCCAAATACCCTCTgcataagatttttttcttttttggttttgggggccacacctggcgatgctctggggttgctcctggagtcactcaggaatcacccccggcagcccccccccaaacaaacatatctcctctctgcctcttcttAGCAAGGCGCTTCTTGAGCAGCGGCCCCTGCTCGTCTGAACGGGGGCgatgccagtgctcaggggcgggcggcgcggctcACCTGCCTCTGCAGAGACTCCACGCGCTCCTGCAGGGCCTGCGCCTGGGCCTCGCGGTCGCCCAGGCCCCGCCGGCTGCGCTGCAGTTCCCCCTCCAGCGAGCGCCGCTGCAGCTCCAGCTTGATGCTGCGGCTCTCGCAGGCGTCCAGCACCTCCTTCAGGCGCCGCTTGTCGCTCTCCAGCTTGCCCTCGCTGGCCTTCAGCTTGCTGACCTTCTCCTGGGCCGGAGGGGGAGGACACTCAGTCCCCACTCACTCTCCACCCCGCCGCTCCCTTCTCCCTCAGGGTCAGGAGGAAGTGAGGGtacagcccccccaacccccgggtGGCCCGGCCCATCATGCACTCTGGGACCCTCCGAGGGATGGGGTCCCCGGAGCACGCACCCCGTGGAGGCGGTCAGGCAGGCCAAGCCGTCCCGGGCAGGCGGCCtcctcctgcttttttttttttttgctttttgggtcacacccagtgatgctcaggggttactcctggctcatgcactcaggaattactcctggtggtgctcggggaccatatggaatgctgggaatcgaactcaggtcgaccgtgtgcaaggcaaacgccctacccaccgtgctatctctccttcctgccttatttctttatttttgggtttttttatggggggggcactcttggcagtgctccgggcttattcctggctctgaagtcagggaTCTCTCCCGGTGGGGCTCCGGAAACCACAtgcgggatcaaacccgggcctgccacatgcaagacaggcaccctacGCACCGCaccacccctcctgcccctctgctcAGTGGGGGTGATGGGTGCAGGGGCACCCTTACCCGGGTGCTCACACTGCTGTGGGGAGACGTGTGCCAGTGCCGCTCCCTCTCCCCAGCAGTGGCTGTGGGTGTGCCCTGAGCTGAGTCAGCAGGAGCCCGCGGCCCGCCAGCTTTGGGGGCTGCTCCCCCTGCCGCCCCCGCCTCGAGGGCTAGGAGGGGAGACTTAGCAGGGTTGGGGGAAAGTGCTGGGAGACAGACTGCAGCTCCTTCCATTCCTGGGACCGGGCGGGCCAGGGGAGATTATAACAACGCTccccccacagcgccccctgctcaGGGCCCCGCCTGGGCCGTGCCCGCTCCCCACCCTGGCTGCTGCCCAGCTTTGTTCCCGGCCTCCTCCTGCGGCTCCTGCAGCTGGGCCCACAGCCAGAGCTGGAGCCGCAGACACAACAATCCAGCGAGGGCTGGGCCTGGAGCCAGCGGCAGGGGTGGGCCAGGGGCAGTCCTGGAGGGCCAGgggaggacaggggagagggaggggctcagggctgcgaGGAAGGCTCCAGGCTTCAGCAGCAGTCTGGGCTGTTATCAGCAGGGCCTGCGTCCCCTGCTCCAGATGTgcacgcgtgcgcgcacacacacccacacacacacacacacacacacacgtctccgACCCCCCAGCCCAGGAACACTCCTCGGTGGAGAAAGACCCCCATCACCTTCAGGGTATGATCTCAAACAGACACGCACAGGCCGCCCGTTAcagatgaggaaggagaggcagCAGGCTGAGAGCAAGggccaggacttgaacccagggccctCCCTCAGGCTCAGTGCGGGGCCGCAGGCTCTGCACATGGAGGCCTGGGTCTGAGCCCCTGCATAacctggtcccccgagtcccacgcCAAAGAGTGACCCCCCAGCACCTGGCAGAGAGCACCCACTGGCTGCTCCCCCCAAACAGATGACAGCCTCCTTTGTCTGCAGCGGGGCGAGCGCCCTGCCAAGGGGGGCCTGGCGCTGGCGCAGGCCCGGCCAGCCAGGCCCGCTTCCTGTCGGCCTCTCCCGCACGGTCTGTGAATGAGGCTATAAATACCCGGCCGGCCCTGGGCAGGGAGCACTTCCCCCGCCCTGCTCTCAGCCTCGAGGCCCGAGTgtgggccggggtggggtgggggggacggacCACCACCCACAGCGCACCcgagaccccccccacccacccctcagccAGAAGCAGCGAAGCCCCGGGGACCGAGCCTTCCCGCCCGAGACCCCGGCACTGGTGCCCACCTGCTGGGCGCGGAGCTCGCTCTCGGCAGCCTGCAGGCTCCTCTCCAGCGCCGCCACCTGGTCCAGCGCGGCCCGGCGCTCACGCTCGCTGCGCCTCGCACTCTCCTCCTGCTGGGCCAGCTGCGCCTGGGCACTGCTCAGCCGCCCGTCCGCACAGCGCCGTGCTGCGGCCGGGCAGCCCCGTCAGCCCCGCACCAGGCCCGGAACCCCCAGcccaccaccccccgccgccTGCCACCCCCCCTCCGCCACTGCCCCGCTAGCCCTGGAGGGGTGGACACCGGGGCAGGaccccccggggcgggggggggtagCGCCGAGTCAGGAcacggcggggagggtgggggcgatGTCCCGGACCCCCGTGCGGGCGAGGCCCAGGCCTACCTTCCTCACTCTCGGCCACAGCCTTCTGCAGCTGCCTCGCCCGGGACGTGGCGCTGTCCCTCTCGGCCTCCGTCTCGGCCAGCTGGCGGCTCAGGGCGCCCGCCTGGGCCCGGAGCTCGTCCTGCAGCCCcacgggtgggggcggggaaccGCACTCAGACAGCCTGCAGCACCGAGGGAGGCCCTCGGCCACCCTGTCCCGGGCTGGCCCCTCACGCCCAGCCTCACCCGCTCCCTCTGGGCGGTCCGCAGCTCCTGCACGAATTCCCGGAGGGCTCCCCGCACCGCCTCTGGGTCCAGGTCTGAAGACCCCGGGGAGAGGACGGGTCCCGGGGACGGTGGCTGGGAGCCCGGACTGCGTTCCAGGGGGCTGGGGCTGCCAAGCCCGTCTCCACTTCCTGCGGGAGGAAGGGGACTTAGCCAGGCGGCAGCCAGGGGCCGAGATGGTGCCTGAGGCCCCCAGGGCCTCACTCTGCATCCCTAGCTGACCCCAGCACACGCTGGGTCTTAAAGACTCCCCACTGGCCACCACAGCGGGACGCCCAGCCCTGGCATGTCCCAGAGACCCTGCGCTCTCCTCTGCCCGGCACCACCGTTCACCTCTTCCCAACTGGCAACGTAACATCACACTCATTCTAGACCATTCTAGAACATTCCTTCTCTCCGCAGTAGGGGCTTCGCTGTCCCCTTTCTCCCTATGGCTCTGTTGGCCTGACCCTTCCGCTGGGCCAACATAAAGGCCATGTCCCGGAGACTCGGACCTCAGTCTGCAcccccaccctggtttgatccccatcattacacatggtcccccgagcccagccaggagtgagccctgaccaccaccaggtgtggccccaaaaccaaacagcaaAACTCCCAGAGGGCCGATTCCCCTCCTTCACAAGCACGGCGGGCTGGAAGCCGAGACCCGGGGCTgcggagagagcacagcaggtagggcgcctgccttgcacacagcccaccccggtttgatccccggcatgccatctggtcccctgagccctaccaggagtggtccctgagtgcagagccagcagtgagccctgggcactgccgggtgtggccccaaaacaaaaacaagctggGAAATTCCAGGACTggctggggtttgaaccagatTCCCCACAGAAAACCTTGAACTCTgcaggggggagatgttgggcaACACAACATGGGCAGAGCGGACAGGCACAGGCGACACCTGGAGGTCAACACCGGCACTACAGGCCAGGGGCGAGCCATCTGTTTGCAGCCTCGGGACCAGCTGAGCACCTGAAGGTCTCTAGAGAGGCACCTCTccgggccccccccccactgtcccTGGACCTTCCTGAGTATCCCTGGATCTCTCCCACTGTCCCTGGacctctccccactctccccactgtcCCTGGACCTCTCCCACTTCTGCACACCTCAGCTGCACCGCTACCTGAGCAGGCCATGACCCCCACTCGGGCTGTTCCTCTCCCAGCTGCCCCCTCACCGTGCAGGCACCTCCCACCGCTCCCCCAGACTCCCGCCCCGGGCCTCACAACCACCTCCTCAGGGAATTTAAAACACTTTTCTACTTGGGCTGAAGAAAAACAGCACAGAGgctaaggtgcttggcttgcaggCTCacatcctggttctgtgcctggCACCCACCGGGTCCCtagtgccccaccaggagtgactccagagcacaaggccaggagtgatccctggcacaaagccaggagtcagccctgagtgaggcccaaaagccaaaaccccAAAATCATTTTAGCAAATGTTTTTCTTATGATAAAAATCTCCAGAACATCAAAATATGCCTttctggggggccggagtgatagcacagcaggtgggatgcttcccttgcatgtgctgaccccagtttgatccctggcaccccatagggtacctcgggcatcaccaggagtgagccctgagctcagagccaggagtgagccctgagcaccgcagggtgtggacCAACAACCAAAACAGAGAAGTGGCCATGGGAGAGGAGAGGTCATCAAAAAG
Coding sequences within:
- the MFAP2 gene encoding microfibrillar-associated protein 2, with amino-acid sequence MKAASLCLLLLPGLLAQGQYDLDPVPPFPDHIQYNQYGEQIDIADYYDYQVSEVTSRSPERQFQSQQQVQQEVISAPTPEPGNAETEPTEPGPLDCREEQYPCTRLYSIHKPCKQCVNEICFYSLRRVYVVNREICVRTVCAHEELLRADLCRDKFSKCGVMALSGLCQSVSASCARSCGGC